The genomic DNA GCTGAATCATACTCAGAGTTTTCGGATAAGTCACCGAAGCTTCGGGCAATCTTTATCCGCTCTACTACTTCTTTACGTTTTACTGTTTTTAAATATTCTAGCTCTTGTTCGAGCTTTTCTTTTCCTGCTTTTGTCATTGGAAATACTTTTTCTGTAGTCAATCTCCTTCACTCCTTATCCTTCTTCACTACTTCAAATTGTGTAAATACATTATGTAGTGTATTTATTACAACATAAATACACATGTGCGCGTCCTATAAAGGGCGCGCAAATTAATGAGACCGCTTCGATCTTATCAGATTGTTAAAAAAAAAAACAATCGCGTTCTTTGTTGCTTGCAATTCATTATCAACTCTCATATGAATGATCGTTCTATTCATTTTTACCATGTGTTTTGCCTCGACTGACAAGCATTTTCAACCAGTCTTAGATGTCAGGATAGAGTTTATCTACGAGCTGTTCTTATTACTTCTATTTCCTCTGCCCTTTTTAAACGATTTAAATTTTTTATTTTATTGCTTCTATAAAATAAAAAACCTATTCATATCGAAACTAAAAATGGCCGAGCTTCACTTTATTTATGTTATTGTTTCATAAAAACGATTTTTGTTCAAGAATTGTTTGTACTTTTGTAACCATTAAATCGATTGCAACATGATTATGACCACCTTCTGGTATAATTAAGTCCGCATAGCGCTTCGTTGGTTCAATGAATTGATTATGCATCGGGCGAACAACATTTACATATTGTTCGATAACAGAATCAATGGACCGTCCACGCTCATTAAGATCACGGAGCAACCTGCGAATAATGCGCAAATCTGCATCAGTATCAACGAATAACTTAATATCCATCAGTTCTCTTAAACGAGCATCCTCAAGAACTAAAATTCCCTCTAATATAATAACGTCCTTCGGATGGACATCTATGACCTCGTCTGAGCGAGTATGCAGTTTATAATTATATACTGGTTTTGCAATCGATTCATAACGGAGCAACTTTTTAATGTGCTCAATTAATAAATCATTATCAAATGCAAGTGGATGATCGTAATTTGTCTTTAAGCGTTCTTCAAACGGTAAATGGCTTTGGTCTTTATAGTAATAATCTTGCTCAAGCATTAAAATTGAATGACCGCGAAAGCGATCATAAATAGCTCTCGTTACGCTTGTCTTACCTGATCCCGAACCGCCTGCTACGCCAATAACAACTGGCTTTTTCTGCTTCATTCTAGTTCTCCTTTCGCATCATGTTGTTCGGGTAAACAAGCTTATTCATTTTAAACTTAACGATTTGAAGTGGATGACGTGCAGCGTCAAGCTCATTTCCATCTTCATCCCATATTTTCTCTATTACATGCGTGAAGTTTTCAATTTCTGAACCGAAAAATTCAACTTCATCTCCAGACTTAAAATAATTTCTTTGCTGAAGTGTCACTATTTGCGTATCAGGATTATAGTCAAGCACTAAACCAACAAAATCGAATTTAGTCTTTTTGCTATGATTTCCAAACATTTGCTCTTTATACCCTGGAGTTCCTTCAAAAAACGCTGGAGCGGTTTCTCGATTAGCACATTTATCCAACTCATCAAGCCACTCTTGTTTAATGACGAAATGCTCAGGATCGGCACAATATGCATCAATCACTTTACGATAAACACTTACGACTGTAGCTACATAATGAATTGATTTCATTCGGCCTTCGATTTTCAAACTATCTATTCCAAGCTCAATCATCTTTGGGATGGACTCAATGAGTTTTAAATCTTTTGGACTCATCGCAAAAGGAGCATCCTGATCCGTAAATAGGGCGGTATTTTTTTCTCCCTCTAGCTTATATAAATCGTAATCCCAGCGGCATGATTGACAGCAGCCACCGCGATTTGAATCACGGGCTGTCATATGATTGCTTAATGTACAGCGGCCTGAATAGGCAATACACATTGCACCGTGAATAAATGTTTCAATTTCAATATCGACTTTCTCTTTCATTTCTTTTATTTCTTCTGCACTCGTTTCACGAGCGAGAACTACCCGGTCTAATCCCTCTTCTTTCCAAAATTGAACAGCTTTCCAATTTGATAAAGATTGCTGTGTACTTAGATGAACTTCAACGTTTGGGGCGACACGTCGGCATGTTTCAATAATAAGGGGATCAGCGACAATTATTCCTGTAATCCCAGCTGCTTGTAATCCCTTTAAATAATCTTCTAATCCATCTATATTTTCGTTATGTGCATAAATGTTAGTTGTCACATATATTTTAGCTCCATATTTTTGAGCAAATTCGACGCCTTCTTTCATTTCATCAAAAGAGAAATTATCAGCATTCGAACGCAGACCGTACTCTCGACCACCAATATAGACTGCATCAGCTCCATAGAGAACTGCAACTTTCAATTTTTCTAAATTACCAGCAGGAGCAAGAAGTTCAGGCTTTTTTACTATTACTCTTTTCCCATTCACAATTTCGGAAATTTTGTCCTTTAATACTGCCATCTTGTTCCCTCCTTTTTTAGTCATTGCAAGGCTTATCACGGTTTTTTCAAAAAAACTTAAGCGGTTTAATACACTGTTTCTTTAAAGAAAAAGCCCGTATCCAACGGACGATGCTCCGGTTGAATTTTTTCTATTTCATTTAATAGTTCTGTTCGTTTTTCTTCATACTTTTCGGCATCTTCTACACAAAGATCAATTGCTTCACGATACAGTTCAGTTACCCGGATTAAATACTTACTGCTTTTAAAAATACCGTCAATTTTAAATGAGTCAACTCCTGCATTAATTAGCTCTTCCAACTCATCAATGATGCAAATATCGTTTGGACTCATAATATGAGTTCCATTTTCATCTTCAAAAATTGGATATTTATTGTTACGCTCTTTATCGTGTAAAAACATATTTCGTTCATACTTTCGATTCTCTATCTCCATCACATTTCCTTGATATTCAAAATAATTTCCGAGGAGAGAGCGTTTTGATTGGAACATACAAGTCATTCCATGCACTTGAACTTCAATTTCAACTTCAGCATTTTCCTTCGTTTCGATCATTGCGTCCATATTAATTTCACGAGCCAATACAGCACGTGCTGCCCCTTTGCGCCCCCAATAATTACATGTATACCAGTTCGTTGCAGTTGTCTCTGTATTCCAATGAAGCTTCATTTTAGGTGCGATTTCCCGAACTGTCATTAATACAGCTGGATCACCAAAAATGATTGCATCTGCTTTTATTTCTTTCAGAAATTTAATATAATTGGCAAGCTCACCGACTTTATCGTTATGAAAAATTGCATTCATCGCCACATAAACCTTTTTCCCTTTAGAATGGGCAAGAGCAATTGCCTTTTGAACATCTTCACGATTAAATTCACCTGAAAGACGCAATCCATAGCGCTGTTCACCGATTACGAAAGCATCTGCACCTGCTGCTGCTAAAAGTGGAATATCATGAACACATGTTGGAGTTACTAATAATTCAGGTTTTTTCATTTCAGATCACCCCGTTTTTTACTTATTGCTACTCCATCACCAACAGGAATAATCACTGTATCATATTTACCATTATTTACTAGCCATTGATTAAACTGAGTAATTTTGTTAACCAAGGCTTTTCTTACGCTTATTTTTCTATTTTCTCGCTATTATAAACTAGTCCCTTGAAAAGTACATTATCTGTAATGATAATTCCATCCGGTGTCAAATCATTCTCATATAATTCAAAAAAGCGTCTATACTGTCCTTTTGCAGCATCAATAAAAATTGCATCAAACAATCCAAACTGACTAACGGCTGTCACCGTTTCAAGTGCGTCACCTTTTATTAAATGAATTTGATTTTGCTTATCAGATCTTTTTATAAATTGTTCAGCAAGTGAAAATCGATCATCGTCTCTCTCAATTGACACAATTTTCGTATCTAGTAAGGCATAAGCCATACGTAGTGCTGAATAACCAATCGCTGTTCCAATTTCCAAAACGGCCTTTGGCTGTTGAATACGTAATATTTGCAGTAATACTTCCATACTTGATAGTTCCATAATTGGTACATTGTTCTTTTTAGCGTACTCTTCCATCTCGATTAAAAGAGATGGCCGTTCTGGAATCGATTTATTTATATATTCATGCAGCTTTTCTGCTTCCAAGCTGCCCTCACCTCTATCCTAGACGAATTAAAACAACAAAAACTCGGCTAGAGCTATTGATATGTTAGCTCTAGCCGGATATTTTTATGATGAATACTTAGTTATTTTATCATAAATAAAGAGGGATTGCTAATTTAATCCCTCATGGACTATTGATAAACGCTCGCATTCTCCGTTGTAAGCTCGAAAGTTAGATGTTCTACTCGTTTTTCGCGCCGTTACCCGACGCTCGACTTACAAGCATTTTTAACTAATCCTTAAATTACCACTTCTATTTCTTATTAGTTATATGTTTTGCCTTTTCTTGATTATGCTCATCAAGTGTTTTTGTAAAAATAACCTCACCATTAGAGGTTGCTAAGAAATAAAGGAAATCGGTTTCTTCAGGATTTAATGCAGCCTCTATTGACATCTTTCCAGCATTAGCAATTGGTCCTGGCGGCAACCCCTTATGCTTCTACGTATTATACGGTGAATCAACCTCTAAATCTTTATAAAGAGTTCGTTCTTTATGCTCACCTAAAGCATATAGTACGGTTGGATCAGTTTGCAAAGGCATTCCAGCCTTTATTCGATTATAAAAAACACTTGCATTTTTTTCTCGGTCAACTTTTTTTGTCGCTTCTTCTTCTATAAGAGCCGCCATTGTCAAGAGCTTATGCGGTGTAAATTCCTTTTCTTCCATTTGACCAGTGTAGTCATTAAGCACTTCTCTTGTTTTATCTAGCATTGACTTAATAATTTCCTCAGTACTTGGATTTTCTTTATAAAACGGGTAAGTAGCTGGGAATAAATAACCTTCCAACGGATAGTTAATATCTTTTTGCAAAATTTCATCCGTTAAAATATCCGAATATTCTTCCATTATTTCTTTAATAAAGGCTCGATCATTTAATTGCTTAAAAACATCCTCTTTCTTTTGATTCGTCTTTTCTGCGATAATATCAGCGATTTGAACAAGCTGCTTTCCTTCAGGAATTGTATTTTTTAAAACAACTTCTTCGACTAACTTCCCTTTTTTTAACGTATCAATAATTTCAGGCAACGTCATCGCTTGAGTCAATTTATAATTACCTGCCTGAAAATCACCTTCATTTTTTATCTTGATGTAAAGCTTGAATATTTTAGCGTTTTTAATTACTTTATTTTCTTCTAAAATTTTACTGATCGTTGTAATCGAAGATCCAATCGGAATTTCTACTGGTATTTCTTTTTTATTATCCGGATCTACAGCCTTTAAAGCAGATTTAACATAAATATATCCACCGCCTGCGACAAGAAAAATCGCAATAAATAAGATAATAGAGATGACTAAGACGATCTTCCTGACAACCTTTGCTTCATTTTGCCGCTCTATCATTTTTTGCATAATCATTTCTTTCCTCGGATCTTTAGACATCCGGCTCCTCCTTTTTGGGATTAACAAAACCCTCTAACAATGTATCTCGAATCATTATACTACATTTTCTTTTTATTATAGAAGCACGAAAAGATATAAAACTGCTTTTTTAGAAAAAATTCGACATTTTTTATTATAATGATATAAAATGAAAAGTATTCGTATATACACCTTAGCTTAACTATAAATTGATATTTTTATAAATGGATGGAGGAACATTATGTTTGAATGGAAAAATATATTTCGCGGGATGCTAATCGGAACTAGTGATCTTATTCCTGGCGTAAGCGGTGGCACAATTGCTGTTATTCTTGGGATTTATGATCGCTTAATTGAGGCAATAAGCGGATTTTTCACGAAAGAGTGGAAAAAGCATTTAGGGTTTTTAATCCCGCTTGGGATTGGAGTAGGCATCGTATTTATGCTATTAAGCAGGGTCATTGATTGGCTTCTTACCAATTATCCTCAACCTACACACTTTTTTTTTCTTAGGGTTGATTATAGGGATTATTCCTTATTTACTTAAAGAGATCGA from Bacillus aquiflavi includes the following:
- a CDS encoding peptidase U32 family protein; this translates as MAVLKDKISEIVNGKRVIVKKPELLAPAGNLEKLKVAVLYGADAVYIGGREYGLRSNADNFSFDEMKEGVEFAQKYGAKIYVTTNIYAHNENIDGLEDYLKGLQAAGITGIIVADPLIIETCRRVAPNVEVHLSTQQSLSNWKAVQFWKEEGLDRVVLARETSAEEIKEMKEKVDIEIETFIHGAMCIAYSGRCTLSNHMTARDSNRGGCCQSCRWDYDLYKLEGEKNTALFTDQDAPFAMSPKDLKLIESIPKMIELGIDSLKIEGRMKSIHYVATVVSVYRKVIDAYCADPEHFVIKQEWLDELDKCANRETAPAFFEGTPGYKEQMFGNHSKKTKFDFVGLVLDYNPDTQIVTLQQRNYFKSGDEVEFFGSEIENFTHVIEKIWDEDGNELDAARHPLQIVKFKMNKLVYPNNMMRKEN
- the udk gene encoding uridine kinase, with protein sequence MKQKKPVVIGVAGGSGSGKTSVTRAIYDRFRGHSILMLEQDYYYKDQSHLPFEERLKTNYDHPLAFDNDLLIEHIKKLLRYESIAKPVYNYKLHTRSDEVIDVHPKDVIILEGILVLEDARLRELMDIKLFVDTDADLRIIRRLLRDLNERGRSIDSVIEQYVNVVRPMHNQFIEPTKRYADLIIPEGGHNHVAIDLMVTKVQTILEQKSFL
- a CDS encoding peptidase U32 family protein → MKKPELLVTPTCVHDIPLLAAAGADAFVIGEQRYGLRLSGEFNREDVQKAIALAHSKGKKVYVAMNAIFHNDKVGELANYIKFLKEIKADAIIFGDPAVLMTVREIAPKMKLHWNTETTATNWYTCNYWGRKGAARAVLAREINMDAMIETKENAEVEIEVQVHGMTCMFQSKRSLLGNYFEYQGNVMEIENRKYERNMFLHDKERNNKYPIFEDENGTHIMSPNDICIIDELEELINAGVDSFKIDGIFKSSKYLIRVTELYREAIDLCVEDAEKYEEKRTELLNEIEKIQPEHRPLDTGFFFKETVY